The following coding sequences are from one Acidimicrobiales bacterium window:
- a CDS encoding glutamate-5-semialdehyde dehydrogenase has protein sequence MASTPLTELGQRAKAASRVLATTSTAAKDEALRTGADLLVERTDDILRANADDVARAEAAGTTATVVDRLRLDPRRVEGMADGLRQVAALADPVGEVVDGWVRPNGLRIRRVRVPLGVVAIIYENRPNVTSDAAGLCLKSGNAAFLRGSSAAISSNTAIAAVLREAFAKAGLPEDSLILVEDTSREAAVEFMRLRDYVDCLIPRGGPSLIQSILENATVPYVIDGDGNCHIYVDATADLDAAVDIVVNAKTQRPSVCNAAESLLVHESVAAEFLPRAAEALADVELVGDKASRALVDRIGAATDDDYGREFLDLKMSVAVVPSLDAAMEHISRFGSGHTEAILTRDMAAATRFTQQVDAAAVVVNASTRFTDGEQFGFGAEIGISTQKLHARGPMGLRELTTVKYIVEGEGHVRA, from the coding sequence GTGGCCTCGACGCCTTTGACCGAACTGGGACAACGCGCCAAAGCGGCCTCGCGCGTCCTGGCGACGACCTCCACGGCGGCCAAGGACGAGGCGCTGCGCACCGGGGCCGACCTGTTGGTGGAACGCACCGACGACATCCTGCGGGCCAACGCCGACGACGTGGCCCGGGCCGAGGCGGCGGGCACCACGGCCACGGTGGTCGACCGCCTCCGCCTCGACCCCCGACGCGTCGAAGGCATGGCCGACGGGCTGCGCCAAGTAGCAGCGTTGGCCGACCCCGTGGGCGAAGTGGTCGACGGTTGGGTGCGGCCCAACGGCTTGCGCATCCGCCGGGTGCGCGTGCCCCTCGGCGTCGTTGCGATCATCTACGAGAACCGGCCCAACGTCACCAGCGACGCCGCGGGCCTGTGCCTCAAGTCGGGCAACGCTGCCTTCCTGCGGGGCTCGTCGGCCGCCATCAGCTCCAACACGGCCATCGCGGCTGTCTTGCGTGAAGCCTTCGCCAAGGCAGGCCTGCCCGAGGACTCGCTGATCCTGGTGGAGGACACCTCGCGGGAAGCGGCCGTCGAGTTCATGCGGCTGCGCGACTACGTCGACTGCCTCATCCCGCGCGGTGGGCCGTCGCTCATCCAGTCGATCCTCGAGAACGCCACCGTCCCCTACGTCATCGACGGCGACGGCAACTGCCACATCTATGTCGATGCGACGGCGGATCTCGATGCCGCCGTCGACATCGTGGTGAACGCCAAGACGCAGCGGCCGTCCGTGTGTAACGCGGCGGAGTCGCTGCTCGTGCACGAGTCGGTGGCCGCCGAGTTCCTGCCCCGGGCCGCCGAAGCGTTGGCCGATGTGGAGCTGGTCGGCGACAAAGCCAGCCGCGCCCTCGTCGACCGCATCGGCGCCGCCACCGACGATGACTACGGCCGCGAGTTCCTCGACCTCAAGATGTCGGTGGCCGTGGTGCCGTCGCTCGACGCCGCCATGGAGCACATCAGCCGGTTCGGGTCGGGCCACACCGAGGCCATCCTCACCCGCGACATGGCTGCGGCCACCCGCTTCACCCAGCAGGTCGACGCCGCCGCCGTGGTGGTCAACGCCTCCACCCGTTTCACCGACGGCGAGCAGTTCGGCTTCGGCGCCGAGATCGGCATCTCCACCCAGAAGCTGCACGCCCGCGGCCCCATGGGCCTGCGCGAGCTCACGACGGTGAAGTACATCGTCGAAGGCGAGGGCCACGTTCGGGCTTGA
- a CDS encoding GNAT family N-acetyltransferase, with protein MTAVRKATYADVPALSAALARAFEDDPIFEWLLPPGRTKRRMDRLTKSMEVALRVLHLSHDSTWTTPDLAGAAVWDPPDKWKTGPRDMLRGVPAMAWVLRGRLLPGIRALSAVERKHPPGSHWYLAILGTEPAAQGKGVGTALLEPVLRQCDERGEEAFLESSKERNVPYYARFGFEVVGEVQFPDGGPTVWQMLRQPRS; from the coding sequence ATGACGGCCGTGCGCAAAGCCACCTATGCCGACGTCCCCGCCTTGAGCGCAGCGCTGGCGCGGGCCTTCGAGGACGACCCCATCTTCGAGTGGCTGCTGCCGCCGGGGCGCACCAAGCGGCGCATGGACCGGCTCACCAAGTCGATGGAGGTCGCACTCCGAGTCCTGCACCTGTCGCACGACTCGACGTGGACCACGCCCGACCTCGCAGGCGCGGCAGTGTGGGACCCGCCCGACAAGTGGAAGACAGGGCCACGCGACATGCTGCGCGGCGTGCCCGCCATGGCGTGGGTGCTGCGGGGCCGGTTGCTGCCCGGCATACGCGCCCTGTCGGCCGTGGAGCGCAAGCACCCGCCGGGCTCACACTGGTACCTCGCCATCCTGGGCACCGAGCCCGCCGCGCAGGGCAAAGGGGTGGGCACCGCCCTGCTGGAGCCGGTGCTCCGGCAGTGCGACGAGCGCGGCGAGGAGGCGTTCCTCGAGTCGTCGAAGGAGCGCAACGTGCCGTACTACGCCCGCTTCGGCTTCGAGGTGGTCGGTGAGGTGCAGTTCCCCGACGGGGGGCCGACCGTGTGGCAGATGCTGCGTCAGCCGCGGTCCTGA
- a CDS encoding slipin family protein — MNEGVLIGLGFLLFLVVVIVASAVRIVAEYERGVIFRLGRVMGAKGPGLFFIIPIIDRMVKVNLQTVTYDIPPQDVITKDNVTVRVNAVTYFQVVDPVRAIVAVQDYLYATSQVAQTTLRSVLGQVDLDDLLIERDRINQDLQQIIDQLTDPWGIKVTLVELKDVELPESMRRAMARQAEAERERRAKIIHAEGEKEAAVSLGEAAAILHASPAAMQLRVLSTMVEVASERNSTLVFPVPIELLRFFDSQAQDRG; from the coding sequence ATGAACGAAGGCGTGCTGATCGGGCTCGGGTTCCTGCTGTTCCTTGTCGTGGTGATCGTCGCCTCGGCCGTGCGCATCGTGGCCGAGTACGAGCGCGGCGTGATCTTCCGGCTGGGCCGGGTCATGGGTGCCAAAGGCCCGGGCCTGTTCTTCATCATCCCGATCATCGACCGCATGGTGAAGGTGAACCTGCAGACGGTCACCTACGACATCCCGCCCCAGGACGTCATCACCAAGGACAACGTGACGGTGCGGGTCAACGCCGTCACCTACTTCCAGGTGGTCGACCCGGTGCGGGCCATCGTCGCCGTGCAGGACTACCTCTACGCCACCTCGCAGGTGGCCCAGACCACCTTGCGCAGCGTGCTCGGCCAGGTCGACCTCGACGACCTGCTCATCGAACGCGACCGCATCAACCAGGACCTCCAGCAGATCATCGACCAGCTCACCGACCCCTGGGGCATCAAGGTCACCCTGGTCGAGCTCAAGGACGTGGAGCTGCCCGAGTCGATGCGCCGCGCCATGGCCCGCCAGGCCGAAGCCGAGCGCGAGCGGCGAGCCAAGATCATCCACGCCGAGGGCGAAAAGGAAGCGGCCGTGTCGTTGGGCGAAGCCGCCGCCATCCTCCACGCGTCACCGGCGGCCATGCAGCTCCGCGTGCTGTCGACCATGGTCGAAGTGGCGTCCGAACGAAACTCCACGCTGGTGTTCCCGGTGCCGATCGAGTTGCTGCGGTTCTTCGACAGCCAGGCTCAGGACCGCGGCTGA
- a CDS encoding NfeD family protein — MARVIAGLMMTLVLGAWPAAAAQPAPKVLVTTVDDAITPVIADHIADGIGRAERGGYAAYLVHLDTPGGLDSSMRKIVQRILSASVPVVVYVSPQGARAASAGAVIALAAHVSAVAPGTAIGAATPIDLEGGDLERKVVNDAAAYTESLARLRGRDIGFARDIVLEGRSVSADDAVRIRAVDFLAATLDDVLRQADGRQVKLGDQSTVTARTAGATTDEREMGLFRRIQQRLADPNLTFLFLSIGTLALMYELASPGIMGAGTVGVIFMLLGFFGVAVLPVNVVGLLLLLAAVVLFALELFAPGIGVAAAGGSVALALSGVFLFDDAPGLELSAAVFVPVAAVVGGGVVVAGRFARRSITAPSTMTGAERFLGQQVTVGPRGQAFVDGAWWQLRSTTELHEGATARVVDVDGLVLVVEQESET; from the coding sequence GTGGCGCGGGTGATCGCTGGGCTGATGATGACGCTGGTCCTCGGAGCCTGGCCCGCGGCCGCGGCGCAGCCCGCTCCCAAGGTGCTCGTCACCACCGTCGACGACGCCATCACCCCCGTCATCGCCGACCACATCGCCGACGGCATCGGGCGGGCCGAGCGGGGCGGCTATGCCGCCTACCTCGTGCACCTCGACACCCCGGGCGGGCTCGACAGTTCGATGCGCAAGATCGTGCAGCGCATCCTTTCTGCCAGCGTCCCCGTGGTCGTCTACGTCAGCCCCCAGGGCGCGCGAGCGGCCTCGGCAGGTGCGGTGATCGCCCTCGCCGCCCACGTCTCCGCCGTGGCGCCCGGCACGGCCATCGGCGCCGCCACGCCCATCGACCTGGAAGGCGGCGACCTCGAGCGCAAGGTGGTGAACGACGCCGCCGCCTACACCGAGTCGCTGGCCCGCTTGCGTGGTCGCGATATCGGCTTCGCCCGCGACATCGTGCTGGAAGGCCGCTCGGTCTCGGCCGATGACGCCGTGCGCATCCGGGCCGTCGACTTTCTGGCGGCGACCCTTGACGACGTGCTGCGCCAAGCCGACGGCCGCCAGGTGAAACTGGGCGACCAGTCGACCGTGACCGCGCGCACCGCCGGAGCAACGACCGACGAGCGCGAGATGGGCCTGTTCCGCCGCATCCAGCAACGGCTGGCCGACCCCAACCTCACCTTCCTCTTCCTGTCGATCGGCACCCTCGCCCTCATGTACGAACTGGCCTCGCCCGGGATCATGGGAGCAGGCACCGTCGGGGTCATCTTCATGCTGCTGGGCTTCTTCGGCGTGGCCGTGCTGCCCGTCAACGTCGTGGGCCTGCTGCTCCTGCTGGCCGCCGTCGTGCTGTTCGCCCTCGAACTGTTTGCCCCGGGCATAGGCGTAGCCGCCGCCGGTGGTTCCGTCGCGCTCGCCCTCAGCGGCGTCTTCTTGTTCGACGACGCGCCCGGCTTGGAACTGAGCGCTGCCGTGTTCGTGCCCGTGGCCGCCGTCGTCGGCGGCGGCGTGGTCGTCGCGGGCCGCTTCGCCCGCCGCTCCATCACCGCGCCGTCGACCATGACCGGCGCCGAGCGCTTCCTCGGCCAGCAGGTGACCGTCGGGCCGCGAGGGCAGGCCTTCGTGGACGGCGCCTGGTGGCAACTTCGCAGCACCACCGAACTCCACGAAGGCGCCACGGCGCGAGTGGTCGACGTCGACGGGCTGGTGCTCGTCGTAGAACAGGAGAGCGAGACATGA
- a CDS encoding PspA/IM30 family protein: MLGLLRRMGRYSSAALSEAFDERADPKVQLEQAMAEAQAQHRRLREQAATVVANQKHTEIRLNRAMEELAEVSDSARHALRIGDERAALSYAARMVTIEADVDGLKAFHLHASGAAEQAKRAVDENALALQKTLGERQKLLSQLDQARMQEQINGALAMLSESVGADVPTLAEVRDKIERRYARALGVAELQGRLPAASTGDFEQSQLERRAAERLDRLRLTP; encoded by the coding sequence ATGCTCGGACTTCTGCGGCGGATGGGTCGGTACAGCTCGGCAGCGTTGTCGGAAGCCTTCGACGAACGAGCCGACCCGAAGGTGCAACTGGAGCAGGCCATGGCCGAGGCACAGGCCCAACACCGGCGTTTGCGGGAGCAGGCGGCCACGGTCGTGGCCAACCAGAAGCACACCGAGATCCGGCTCAACCGTGCCATGGAGGAGTTGGCGGAGGTGAGCGACTCGGCCCGCCACGCCCTTCGCATCGGCGACGAACGAGCCGCCTTGTCGTACGCGGCCCGCATGGTCACCATCGAGGCGGATGTCGACGGGTTGAAGGCGTTCCACCTACACGCCAGCGGCGCTGCCGAGCAGGCCAAACGAGCCGTCGACGAGAACGCTTTAGCGCTGCAGAAGACCTTGGGCGAGCGGCAGAAGCTGCTGAGCCAGCTTGACCAAGCGCGCATGCAGGAGCAGATCAACGGCGCGCTGGCGATGCTGTCGGAGTCGGTGGGCGCCGACGTGCCCACGTTGGCCGAGGTGCGCGACAAGATCGAGCGTCGCTACGCCCGGGCGCTCGGGGTGGCCGAGTTACAAGGGCGGCTGCCCGCAGCATCGACCGGGGACTTCGAGCAGTCGCAGTTGGAGCGTCGAGCCGCCGAACGACTCGACCGCCTCCGCCTCACCCCCTGA
- a CDS encoding DUF222 domain-containing protein, with protein MPALVDLSVADTALAMQQWKAMLDIEPKLERGVHLSQTLDGQWELTGSLDPLGGETVATALRLAMVDDPDVLPSQRRADALVDVCRFFLDHQSGRRGGRHRPHLNVVVDYEALRAGKGGSFVGGGLLDGASVQALACDAAIHRVVTDGRSTILDYGTSTRTIPAPLWSALVLRDRHCRFEGCDRPSHWCEAHHVMPWHDGGTTSLDNLVLKCSRHHHLGHQPGWSEKLKPDGTLVITDPRGRTRTTRPPGALAACSGAHSRSASAA; from the coding sequence GTGCCCGCGCTGGTCGACCTATCGGTGGCCGACACCGCGTTGGCCATGCAGCAGTGGAAGGCGATGCTCGACATCGAGCCGAAGCTCGAGAGGGGCGTCCACCTGTCGCAGACCTTGGACGGCCAATGGGAACTGACCGGCTCGCTCGACCCGCTGGGCGGCGAGACCGTGGCCACCGCGTTGCGGTTGGCGATGGTCGACGACCCCGACGTGCTGCCGTCGCAGCGCAGGGCCGATGCACTGGTCGATGTCTGCAGGTTCTTCCTCGACCACCAGAGCGGTCGTCGTGGCGGACGGCATCGCCCGCACCTGAACGTGGTGGTCGACTACGAAGCCCTACGTGCCGGCAAGGGCGGCAGCTTCGTGGGCGGCGGGCTGCTCGACGGTGCGTCGGTGCAGGCGCTGGCGTGCGATGCGGCGATCCACCGGGTGGTCACCGATGGCCGCAGCACGATCCTCGACTACGGCACCTCCACCCGGACCATCCCGGCCCCATTGTGGTCGGCGCTGGTGCTGCGCGACCGGCACTGCCGGTTCGAGGGCTGCGACCGGCCGTCGCACTGGTGCGAGGCGCATCACGTGATGCCGTGGCACGACGGCGGTACCACGAGCCTCGACAACCTGGTGCTCAAGTGCAGCCGCCACCACCACCTCGGCCATCAACCGGGCTGGTCGGAGAAGCTGAAGCCCGACGGCACCCTGGTCATCACCGATCCACGCGGCCGCACCCGCACGACCCGACCACCTGGCGCACTCGCAGCGTGCAGTGGCGCGCACTCGCGATCAGCGTCGGCGGCGTGA
- the proB gene encoding glutamate 5-kinase: MKVVVKIGTSSLTDEHGEIELLAIEKLCSEVAGLRGQGHKVIVVTSGAIAAGLPPLGLGGARPTDLPTLQAVSAVGQGRLIRVYDDVLARHNLVAGQVLLAPLDFVHRQQYLHARQTLIRLLELGVVPIVNENDAVADDEIRFGDNDRLAALVAHLVTADVLVILTDMPGVLTADPRFHEDASLIEEIVEVDHELERVAGGAGSVRGSGGMASKLAAAKIAAWSGVRAVIAAADRPGVVAGAVAGDVGIGTVVRPHDRRLPARKLWIAFAVGASGTVVVDDGARRALTERGTSLLPAGVVGVQGSFEAEDAVEIADAAGRVFAKGLVRHSAARVKEWAGRRTADLPPDLPHEVVHRDDLVVLP, translated from the coding sequence ATGAAGGTCGTCGTCAAGATCGGGACGTCGTCGCTCACCGACGAGCACGGTGAGATCGAGCTGCTCGCCATCGAGAAGCTGTGCTCGGAGGTGGCGGGCCTGCGGGGCCAGGGTCACAAGGTCATCGTCGTGACCTCGGGCGCCATCGCCGCCGGGCTGCCGCCCCTCGGCCTCGGCGGCGCCCGGCCCACCGACCTGCCGACCCTCCAAGCCGTCTCAGCAGTCGGGCAGGGCAGGCTCATCCGCGTCTACGACGACGTGCTCGCACGCCACAACCTGGTGGCGGGCCAGGTTCTCCTGGCTCCGCTCGACTTCGTGCACCGCCAGCAGTACCTGCACGCCCGCCAGACCCTCATCCGCCTGCTGGAGCTCGGCGTCGTGCCCATCGTCAACGAGAACGACGCGGTGGCCGACGACGAGATCCGCTTCGGCGACAACGACCGACTGGCCGCGCTGGTCGCCCATCTGGTGACGGCCGACGTGCTGGTGATCCTCACCGACATGCCCGGCGTGTTGACCGCGGATCCCCGGTTCCACGAGGACGCCTCGCTCATCGAGGAAATCGTGGAGGTCGACCACGAACTCGAACGGGTGGCGGGCGGCGCGGGCTCGGTGCGGGGGAGCGGCGGCATGGCGTCGAAGTTGGCGGCCGCCAAGATCGCCGCGTGGTCGGGCGTGCGGGCCGTGATCGCGGCTGCCGACCGTCCCGGCGTGGTGGCCGGTGCGGTGGCGGGCGATGTCGGCATCGGCACGGTGGTGCGACCGCACGACCGGCGCCTCCCTGCACGGAAGCTGTGGATCGCCTTCGCCGTCGGCGCGTCGGGCACGGTCGTCGTCGACGACGGCGCGAGGCGAGCGCTGACGGAGCGGGGCACGTCGTTGTTGCCCGCTGGGGTCGTCGGGGTGCAGGGCAGCTTCGAGGCCGAAGACGCCGTTGAGATCGCGGATGCTGCGGGCCGGGTGTTCGCCAAGGGCCTCGTGCGTCACTCGGCGGCGCGGGTCAAGGAGTGGGCGGGCCGGCGCACGGCCGACCTGCCTCCCGACCTGCCCCACGAAGTCGTCCACCGCGACGACCTCGTCGTGCTTCCATAA